The DNA sequence TAGCGTCGTCATATATTTATATACCGAGGTATGCGATTTTCGCAAAGGCTTCGAGGGCTTGTGTAACTTGGTGATGGAGCGCTTTGGTGAATTGCTCACCAGTGGCTCAGTGTTTATATTTTTCAATCGTCGTCGTGATCGGGTAAAGTTACTATGTTGGGAAGGAGATGGTTTTGCGATTTACTACAAGCGTTTAGAAACAGGTACTTATGAACGCCCTCAGATGAGTTGGGGTACCCGCCCACTGACTGCTTCCGAAGCTCATTTACTTTTATCAGGTATTTCTTTGAGTTCGGTGACTTATCGCAAACGTTATTTGGCAAAAGCGTAGATATTTCGGTTAGATTTAATAGTTTTGCCCTATGCAGGAACAAAAACCTACATATGAGGCACTTGCCAAAGAAAATGCTGATTTGAAGGCGCTTATCTCAAACCAAAATCTAGAGATGACTGAACTCAAAGCCCAGCTTGATGAACTACTTCGTTTGACCTATGACACCAAGTCAGAGTCTCGTGGTAGCAACTACACCCCTGCAAAAAAAAAGCGCAAGTTGAAAATCCCGAACTTGCATTCGGGGAAGAAGTAGTAGATACGGTTAAGTCCGCTTCACCTCCCAAAAAAACATCTAATAAACTTT is a window from the Microscilla marina ATCC 23134 genome containing:
- the tnpB gene encoding IS66 family insertion sequence element accessory protein TnpB (TnpB, as the term is used for proteins encoded by IS66 family insertion elements, is considered an accessory protein, since TnpC, encoded by a neighboring gene, is a DDE family transposase.); translation: SVVIYLYTEVCDFRKGFEGLCNLVMERFGELLTSGSVFIFFNRRRDRVKLLCWEGDGFAIYYKRLETGTYERPQMSWGTRPLTASEAHLLLSGISLSSVTYRKRYLAKA